A genomic segment from Candidatus Omnitrophota bacterium encodes:
- a CDS encoding prepilin-type N-terminal cleavage/methylation domain-containing protein, which yields MKKGFTLLELIVVIIIIGILATLGITQYASTVERSRVAEAKANLGSLRTLQLAYFQDKDEYASVANLEANLPTDTCTSQYYFKYSCDAGGNGTGECTATRCGSAENGKSPGYTGNAYNIRLEINGEWNSDAGW from the coding sequence ATGAAGAAAGGTTTTACGCTCTTAGAGTTAATCGTAGTGATCATTATCATCGGTATTTTGGCTACTTTAGGCATTACCCAGTATGCTTCCACTGTTGAAAGAAGCCGCGTTGCCGAAGCCAAGGCTAATTTGGGGTCGTTACGTACCCTACAGCTTGCTTATTTTCAGGATAAAGATGAGTATGCTTCAGTAGCTAATTTGGAAGCAAATCTGCCTACTGATACTTGCACTAGCCAGTACTATTTTAAGTATAGTTGCGACGCTGGGGGGAATGGAACTGGAGAGTGTACTGCTACCAGATGTGGATCTGCCGAGAATGGCAAATCTCCAGGCTATACAGGGAACGCATATAATATCAGACTCGAGATAAATGGCGAATGGAACAGTGATGCGGGCTGGTAG
- a CDS encoding type II secretion system protein, whose amino-acid sequence MHNKSLTLLEILVAVLILALVMAGIANVFIASRRRLGQSRSKIQAAELGRLFLAPLQNQVRQDLWGKNCLSGKTEECPGPEKLGFTTYKPAYEITPVVIAGNTLPLQRVKVTITWDEPQSK is encoded by the coding sequence ATGCATAATAAAAGTTTAACCCTCCTGGAGATTCTGGTAGCTGTGCTTATCCTGGCCTTAGTCATGGCCGGTATCGCCAATGTTTTTATTGCCAGCAGAAGGCGTTTAGGGCAGAGCCGCTCGAAAATCCAGGCTGCGGAATTGGGGAGATTGTTTTTAGCCCCTCTGCAGAATCAAGTAAGACAAGACCTGTGGGGAAAGAATTGTTTGAGCGGTAAAACCGAAGAATGCCCGGGCCCAGAAAAGCTTGGCTTTACCACCTACAAACCTGCCTATGAAATTACTCCGGTTGTAATTGCGGGAAATACTCTACCTTTGCAGAGAGTAAAGGTTACTATCACCTGGGATGAGCCCCAATCAAAATAA
- a CDS encoding prepilin-type N-terminal cleavage/methylation domain-containing protein yields the protein MSPNQNKSLTLLELLISISILGLLVLGFSNLDTFTRYHVATSDRQAKLQNDASYVLEHMAKEISKAIGNVQDDKPPITITAIRGDPAIKVWIDSNGSGQRDTGDKQIAYRYHITQASAGRCQVWYCPYCRDEQLCESCDPWWSVSNNVLSKKISGFDAVYDADGNCIDIEITACWDPLAASSPDNPCVTLRNCINLPSVSSN from the coding sequence ATGAGCCCCAATCAAAATAAGTCACTTACCCTCCTGGAGTTATTAATCTCTATCAGTATCTTAGGCCTTCTAGTTTTGGGATTTTCCAACCTGGATACCTTTACCCGTTACCATGTGGCTACTTCAGACAGGCAGGCGAAACTCCAGAATGACGCTAGCTATGTCTTAGAGCATATGGCAAAAGAGATCAGTAAGGCAATTGGCAATGTTCAGGACGATAAACCCCCCATCACCATCACTGCTATTCGCGGCGATCCAGCCATAAAAGTATGGATAGATTCTAATGGTTCAGGCCAGCGCGATACCGGTGACAAGCAAATTGCTTATCGGTATCACATAACACAAGCTTCAGCTGGAAGATGCCAGGTTTGGTACTGCCCTTATTGTAGGGATGAACAACTCTGTGAATCTTGTGACCCCTGGTGGAGTGTTTCTAATAATGTCTTGAGTAAAAAAATATCTGGTTTTGATGCCGTCTATGATGCTGACGGCAATTGTATTGATATTGAAATCACTGCCTGTTGGGATCCCCTGGCCGCTTCTTCGCCGGATAACCCTTGCGTTACCCTGCGCAACTGCATCAACCTGCCTAGTGTTTCTAGCAATTAA